A single region of the Dehalococcoides mccartyi genome encodes:
- the rpsQ gene encoding 30S ribosomal protein S17 yields the protein MEKNKTRIGHVISDKMEKTIVVGIDVAKRHPLYKKTYRRTMKYLVHDEKNEAKIGDMIEIVECRPISKGKYWRLSKIITKGHIVAAQEA from the coding sequence ATGGAAAAAAATAAAACCCGAATCGGTCATGTGATCAGCGATAAGATGGAAAAAACCATTGTAGTGGGTATTGATGTTGCCAAGCGCCATCCCCTTTACAAAAAGACTTATCGCCGGACTATGAAATATCTGGTTCATGATGAAAAAAACGAAGCTAAAATTGGTGATATGATTGAAATAGTTGAATGCCGCCCCATCTCCAAGGGGAAATACTGGCGGCTCAGCAAAATAATCACCAAGGGCCACATTGTTGCGGCTCAGGAAGCATAG
- the rpsE gene encoding 30S ribosomal protein S5, with protein sequence MLAKVERIDPSELELNDKLIFINRVTKVVKGGKRMGFAALVVTGDGKNHVGIGVGKAKEVPSAISKASANAKRNLSRILLNGTTVPHEIVFKYGAAQVLLKPAAPGTGIIAGGSVRAVLESTGIKDILTKSMGCGNKANVAKATLGGLTAMRDPKTTVTKRRSSLKEEAAGG encoded by the coding sequence GTGTTAGCTAAGGTAGAAAGAATCGATCCTTCTGAGCTTGAACTGAATGACAAGCTTATATTTATTAACCGTGTAACCAAGGTGGTTAAGGGCGGTAAGCGCATGGGTTTTGCGGCTTTGGTGGTAACCGGAGACGGTAAAAATCATGTGGGTATCGGTGTGGGTAAGGCTAAGGAAGTTCCTTCGGCTATATCAAAAGCCAGTGCCAACGCCAAACGTAATCTTTCACGTATACTTCTGAATGGGACGACTGTTCCCCATGAAATTGTATTTAAATATGGCGCCGCCCAGGTTTTACTGAAGCCGGCTGCTCCCGGTACCGGCATTATCGCAGGCGGTAGTGTTCGGGCAGTGTTGGAATCCACCGGTATCAAGGATATTCTGACCAAGTCTATGGGTTGTGGTAACAAGGCTAACGTTGCCAAGGCTACTTTAGGCGGGTTGACTGCTATGCGGGATCCCAAAACCACAGTTACCAAACGGCGCTCTTCTTTGAAAGAGGAGGCTGCTGGTGGCTAA
- the rpmJ gene encoding 50S ribosomal protein L36: protein MKVRASVKTMCEKCKIVKRSGVVRNICTNPKHKQRQG, encoded by the coding sequence ATGAAGGTTAGAGCTTCGGTAAAGACAATGTGCGAAAAGTGCAAAATAGTGAAACGTAGCGGGGTGGTTAGAAATATTTGCACCAACCCCAAACATAAACAGAGGCAGGGTTAA
- the rpsM gene encoding 30S ribosomal protein S13, translating to MVRIAGTDIPDNKQVYFSLQYIFGIGPARSEKVLAQAGVDKAIRVNKLTDEEINRLREIIDKEYRVEGDLRKEITLNIKRLIDIGCYRGIRHKHNLPVRGQRTKTNARTRRGPRKTVAGRGQKRGATKK from the coding sequence ATGGTTCGCATAGCGGGTACAGATATACCCGATAACAAGCAGGTTTATTTCTCGTTGCAGTATATTTTCGGTATCGGCCCTGCTCGCAGTGAGAAAGTACTTGCTCAGGCGGGTGTGGATAAAGCGATTCGGGTTAATAAACTGACCGATGAGGAAATCAACCGCCTTAGGGAAATTATAGATAAAGAGTATCGGGTAGAAGGGGATCTTCGTAAAGAAATCACCCTCAATATCAAGCGGCTTATTGATATTGGCTGTTACCGTGGTATTCGCCATAAGCACAATTTGCCGGTACGTGGCCAGCGCACCAAGACTAATGCTCGTACTCGTCGTGGCCCGCGCAAGACTGTGGCAGGGCGTGGACAAAAACGCGGTGCAACTAAGAAATAA
- the rplO gene encoding 50S ribosomal protein L15 has translation MRLNELSPAPGSRKDRKRVGRGDAGRGNYSGRGMKGQKARSGGATRPGFEGGQLPIYLRLPRKRGFFNPFRIKYTVVNVEQLNIFEAGTEVTPETMLAAGLIRNFIKPVKILSAGHVDRALEVSAHKFSQAAKAQIEAAGGKVQEIDYAAEIE, from the coding sequence GTGAGATTGAATGAACTTTCTCCAGCCCCCGGTTCAAGAAAAGACCGCAAGCGGGTAGGCCGCGGTGATGCCGGACGGGGTAACTATTCGGGGCGCGGCATGAAGGGCCAAAAAGCCCGTTCCGGTGGCGCTACACGCCCTGGTTTTGAAGGCGGTCAGTTGCCCATATATCTGCGTCTGCCCCGGAAGCGCGGTTTCTTTAATCCCTTCAGGATTAAATATACAGTGGTAAATGTTGAACAACTGAACATATTTGAAGCTGGCACCGAGGTCACTCCTGAGACCATGCTGGCGGCAGGCTTGATAAGAAATTTCATAAAGCCGGTAAAAATACTTTCAGCCGGGCATGTTGACCGGGCTCTGGAAGTAAGCGCCCATAAATTTTCGCAGGCAGCCAAAGCTCAGATTGAAGCTGCTGGCGGTAAGGTACAGGAAATAGATTATGCGGCAGAAATCGAGTAG
- the map gene encoding type I methionyl aminopeptidase: MAIILKTEKEIAVMRRAGHILAAALEEVKKNVRPGITTRELDEIAERELLGRGTIPSFKGYQGFPASLCASVNDEIVHGIPGGRVLKEGDIISLDIGNILEGFQADMAVTIGVGAISPAALRLISATQAALVAGIAQARAGGHLGDIGAVVEEYAQGRGYGVVREYTGHGIGRDMHEDPQIPNFGRRGKGPELKKGMTLAIEPMLNIGTEKTKVASDCWTVYTADGSLSAHFEHTVAITDGEPEILTVIEE, translated from the coding sequence ATGGCCATAATACTTAAAACTGAAAAAGAGATTGCTGTAATGAGGCGGGCCGGTCATATACTGGCTGCTGCTTTAGAAGAAGTTAAGAAGAACGTCAGGCCGGGGATAACTACCCGGGAGTTGGACGAGATAGCCGAAAGGGAACTGTTAGGACGGGGGACTATCCCGTCGTTCAAAGGTTACCAGGGCTTCCCGGCCAGCCTTTGTGCGTCTGTTAACGATGAAATTGTTCACGGCATACCCGGCGGACGGGTATTAAAAGAAGGCGATATAATATCGCTGGATATAGGCAACATATTAGAAGGATTCCAGGCAGATATGGCCGTAACAATCGGAGTGGGTGCAATATCACCTGCTGCCCTGCGGCTTATATCCGCTACTCAGGCTGCACTGGTGGCCGGGATTGCTCAAGCCAGGGCAGGCGGGCATCTGGGCGATATAGGTGCGGTTGTGGAGGAATATGCCCAAGGCAGAGGGTATGGGGTAGTCAGGGAATATACCGGACATGGTATTGGCCGGGATATGCATGAAGACCCCCAAATACCGAACTTTGGCCGCCGGGGTAAAGGCCCGGAATTAAAAAAGGGTATGACATTGGCTATAGAACCAATGTTAAACATTGGCACTGAAAAGACAAAAGTAGCTTCAGACTGCTGGACAGTGTATACTGCGGATGGCAGTTTGTCGGCTCATTTTGAGCATACAGTTGCCATTACCGATGGTGAGCCGGAAATACTCACCGTGATAGAAGAATAG
- the rplP gene encoding 50S ribosomal protein L16 — protein sequence MLQPKRVKFRKVQRGRRDGAAHKGNTVAFGEFALQSLEAGWITARQIEATRRAITRYIRRGGQVWIRIFPDKPITKKPAETRQGGGKGAPEEWVAVVRRGRIMFEIGGVTPEAAKEAMRLASYKMPVKTRFVARDIPVVAEETEVEEAE from the coding sequence ATGCTCCAACCCAAGCGTGTTAAGTTTAGAAAGGTACAGCGCGGGCGTCGTGACGGGGCTGCCCATAAAGGCAACACAGTTGCTTTTGGTGAATTCGCTTTGCAGTCTCTTGAGGCCGGCTGGATTACCGCCCGCCAGATAGAGGCTACACGCCGGGCAATCACCCGTTATATCCGCCGCGGCGGGCAGGTATGGATACGGATTTTCCCTGACAAACCCATTACCAAGAAACCGGCTGAAACCCGTCAGGGTGGCGGTAAAGGTGCTCCGGAAGAATGGGTAGCGGTAGTAAGACGCGGCAGGATTATGTTTGAAATCGGCGGGGTAACCCCCGAAGCTGCCAAAGAGGCTATGCGGCTTGCGTCTTATAAGATGCCGGTAAAGACCCGGTTTGTGGCTCGTGATATACCCGTAGTTGCGGAAGAAACTGAAGTAGAGGAGGCTGAATAA
- the rpmC gene encoding 50S ribosomal protein L29, whose translation MNISDIRGLSDTEIKKKLEDAHKELFELRLKLSTRQLVNHRELPRVKNDIARILTVMRERELQIR comes from the coding sequence ATGAATATAAGTGATATTCGCGGCCTTTCCGATACTGAAATAAAGAAAAAGCTTGAAGATGCCCATAAGGAACTTTTTGAGCTTAGACTGAAGCTTTCTACCAGGCAGTTAGTGAATCACCGAGAGCTTCCCAGGGTAAAAAATGATATTGCCCGCATTCTAACCGTAATGCGTGAGCGCGAACTGCAGATAAGGTAG
- a CDS encoding type Z 30S ribosomal protein S14 produces MAKTSKIVQSQRASKFKVQHHNRCSRCGRPRGYINRFGLCRICFRELALQGQIPGVRKSSW; encoded by the coding sequence ATGGCTAAAACATCTAAAATTGTTCAATCCCAGCGCGCATCCAAGTTCAAGGTGCAGCACCATAACCGTTGTAGCCGGTGTGGTCGTCCCAGGGGCTATATTAACAGGTTTGGTTTGTGCCGCATCTGTTTCCGCGAGCTGGCATTACAGGGGCAGATACCCGGTGTCCGAAAGTCCAGTTGGTAG
- the rplN gene encoding 50S ribosomal protein L14, giving the protein MVQQYTRLNVADNTGAKKIMCINVLGGSRKIQAKVGDVIVAAVKKSSPDAQAKSGTVVKAVVVRITKPYARPDGSYIKFDDNAAVILNDKMEPKGTRIFGPVARELRDKKFTKILSLAPEVL; this is encoded by the coding sequence ATGGTTCAGCAGTATACCAGGTTAAACGTAGCAGATAATACCGGCGCTAAGAAAATAATGTGCATCAACGTTTTGGGCGGTAGCCGCAAGATACAGGCCAAAGTTGGTGATGTTATAGTAGCTGCGGTAAAGAAATCCAGCCCTGATGCCCAGGCTAAATCCGGTACTGTGGTAAAGGCCGTTGTGGTACGTATTACCAAACCTTATGCCCGTCCGGATGGCTCTTATATAAAGTTTGATGATAACGCTGCAGTTATTCTGAATGACAAGATGGAGCCCAAAGGCACCCGTATTTTTGGCCCGGTGGCCCGCGAGCTTCGTGATAAAAAATTCACCAAGATTTTATCGCTGGCGCCTGAGGTATTGTAG
- a CDS encoding adenylate kinase: protein MYNVIFLGAPGSGKGTQGEVVAKELKLAHMATGDLFRKAIECGDELGDTVKSYMERGELVPDEITISVVLKHLASLKDVTGIILDGFPRSLRQAEALDEALVKQGQGIGRVIYINVPEDELVRRLSGRWVCRSCQSPYQCGCAEVTEGKCSRCQGELYQRPDDTAETVKERLKVYFSKTAPLIEYYRLKGKLSEIDGMAEISEVTKRIISAIKCGK, encoded by the coding sequence GTGTATAATGTTATTTTCCTTGGCGCTCCGGGTTCGGGCAAAGGCACGCAAGGTGAAGTAGTCGCTAAAGAGCTTAAGCTGGCGCATATGGCTACCGGCGATTTGTTTCGCAAGGCTATAGAGTGTGGTGATGAGCTGGGTGATACCGTTAAGTCCTATATGGAACGGGGCGAGCTGGTACCGGATGAGATTACTATTAGTGTAGTCCTGAAGCACCTTGCAAGTTTAAAAGATGTTACCGGAATTATTCTGGACGGATTTCCTAGAAGTCTGCGTCAGGCCGAAGCGCTGGATGAAGCGCTGGTCAAGCAGGGGCAGGGAATCGGAAGAGTAATATATATAAATGTGCCGGAAGATGAGCTGGTCCGGCGTCTAAGCGGCCGCTGGGTTTGCCGAAGCTGTCAGTCACCATATCAGTGTGGCTGTGCGGAAGTAACCGAGGGGAAATGCAGCCGCTGTCAGGGTGAGCTGTATCAGCGCCCTGATGATACGGCGGAAACCGTAAAAGAAAGGCTCAAAGTGTACTTTAGCAAAACAGCGCCGCTCATTGAGTACTATCGCTTAAAGGGTAAACTTAGTGAGATTGACGGTATGGCTGAAATATCAGAGGTTACCAAACGTATTATATCAGCTATAAAGTGCGGTAAATAA
- the rplR gene encoding 50S ribosomal protein L18, with protein MAKVNAREARIVRHERLRKKVSGTEFRPRLCVFRSIENIYTQVINDNCGSTLVQASTKDAELKAELDGKTKTEQAVVIGNLIAKRSLEAGISEVVFDRGGYKYHGRVKALAEAARSGGLKF; from the coding sequence ATGGCTAAAGTAAATGCCAGAGAAGCGCGAATTGTACGGCACGAACGGTTACGCAAGAAGGTCAGCGGTACAGAATTCCGCCCCAGATTATGCGTTTTCCGGAGTATTGAAAATATCTACACTCAGGTAATTAATGATAACTGTGGTTCAACCCTTGTTCAGGCCTCCACCAAGGATGCCGAGCTGAAGGCTGAGCTGGACGGTAAAACAAAAACCGAACAGGCAGTTGTAATAGGCAATTTGATTGCGAAACGGTCTCTTGAAGCAGGCATCTCGGAAGTGGTTTTTGATCGCGGCGGTTATAAATATCATGGCCGGGTCAAAGCTTTGGCTGAGGCTGCCCGCTCCGGCGGCCTGAAATTCTAA
- the rpsH gene encoding 30S ribosomal protein S8, which translates to MISDPIADMLTRIRNGVMARHEVVIMPASRMKQYLAKVMKQEGFIAGYEVIGAKPKRQLKIVLRYDEGGASFVSGLERISKPGLRVYVQRGEIPRVYGGLGIAIVSTSKGVMTGSQAWRQGLGGELLCKVW; encoded by the coding sequence ATGATCTCTGATCCGATTGCAGATATGTTAACAAGAATACGAAATGGCGTAATGGCCAGACACGAGGTAGTAATCATGCCGGCTTCCCGGATGAAACAGTACCTTGCTAAGGTCATGAAACAAGAAGGCTTTATTGCCGGTTATGAAGTAATTGGCGCAAAGCCCAAACGTCAGCTGAAAATAGTTCTTCGCTATGATGAAGGTGGTGCTTCCTTTGTCAGCGGGCTGGAACGAATCAGCAAGCCCGGTCTTCGGGTTTATGTACAGCGGGGCGAAATCCCCCGTGTTTACGGCGGTTTGGGTATTGCAATTGTCTCCACCTCAAAGGGTGTTATGACCGGTTCACAGGCCTGGCGCCAGGGGCTCGGTGGCGAGCTGCTTTGCAAAGTCTGGTAA
- the rplF gene encoding 50S ribosomal protein L6, which translates to MSRIGKMPIKVPPGVTVDIKGNDVTVKGPKGTLSRTFRPEVTITREGDHLVVAPVGTDKAARSFFGLSRTLLDNMIVGVKDGFDKNLEITGVGMRVDKDGNNIVLKVGYSHTVTVAPPSGITLSVDGTTKVKVSGINKEEVGQMAAEIRSVRKPDHYMGKGIRYAGEYVRIKPGKAIGKGAK; encoded by the coding sequence ATGTCTAGAATAGGTAAAATGCCGATAAAGGTTCCACCCGGCGTAACGGTGGATATAAAAGGGAACGATGTAACTGTTAAAGGACCCAAGGGTACTCTTAGCAGGACTTTTAGACCGGAAGTGACCATTACCCGCGAGGGTGATCATTTGGTAGTCGCTCCGGTAGGCACAGACAAGGCCGCCAGGTCTTTCTTTGGTCTTAGCCGTACCCTTTTGGATAATATGATAGTGGGTGTCAAAGACGGCTTTGACAAGAACCTTGAGATAACGGGCGTTGGTATGCGTGTAGATAAAGACGGCAACAATATCGTCCTGAAGGTGGGTTATTCGCACACTGTTACAGTAGCCCCTCCGTCGGGCATCACTTTGAGCGTAGACGGTACCACCAAAGTCAAGGTATCCGGTATAAATAAAGAAGAAGTGGGCCAGATGGCTGCTGAAATCAGGTCTGTCAGAAAGCCTGATCATTACATGGGCAAAGGTATCAGATATGCCGGCGAATATGTACGCATCAAGCCCGGCAAGGCTATCGGAAAGGGTGCTAAGTAA
- the infA gene encoding translation initiation factor IF-1, translating into MPKKDAIEVEATVLEALPSAAFRVQLSNGHEVLAHISGKMRVHYIRILPGDRVLVELSPYDLTRGRVTYRFKS; encoded by the coding sequence ATGCCTAAGAAAGATGCAATAGAAGTTGAAGCGACAGTGCTGGAGGCTTTGCCCAGTGCCGCTTTTCGCGTTCAGCTTTCAAACGGGCATGAAGTCCTGGCCCATATTTCGGGCAAGATGAGGGTACATTACATAAGGATTTTGCCCGGTGACAGAGTACTGGTGGAGTTATCTCCCTATGATTTGACCCGCGGCCGGGTTACATACCGATTCAAGTCATAG
- the rpmD gene encoding 50S ribosomal protein L30, with translation MAKIKITWVKSTIGYKFDQAATIKALGLKKLNQSVIQDDSAAIRGMILKVRHLVVLEEVT, from the coding sequence GTGGCTAAGATTAAGATTACCTGGGTAAAAAGTACTATCGGTTATAAATTTGACCAGGCGGCCACTATCAAGGCTCTTGGTCTCAAAAAATTAAATCAGAGTGTTATACAGGATGATTCTGCTGCTATACGCGGCATGATACTGAAGGTAAGGCATCTTGTTGTTCTGGAAGAGGTGACCTAA
- the rpsC gene encoding 30S ribosomal protein S3 translates to MGRKVHPIGFRLGIIKDWSAKWHASDKGFAECLTEDLKLRKAIAKKYVDAAISQVDIERQSNKVTVSVRTARPGIVIGRGGQRVDEMRHFLEELIGKKVQLNIVEISQAELDAFLVARSVAEQIERRVAYRRAMKQAIFRSMQAGAKGIKVCASGRLGGVEIARREVMHEGRVPLHTLRADIDYGCTRAHTALGDIGIKVWVYRGDILPEAKEKSEPEVTEMAAVMADAPAAAVSETKVADTVAKPKRVVKKAEAEAPAEEKPRRAAKKAENITKEEE, encoded by the coding sequence ATGGGACGCAAAGTTCATCCAATCGGGTTTAGACTTGGCATTATTAAAGACTGGAGTGCTAAATGGCATGCCAGTGATAAGGGTTTTGCCGAATGCCTCACCGAAGACCTTAAGCTTCGCAAGGCTATTGCCAAGAAGTATGTAGATGCCGCTATCTCTCAGGTAGATATTGAGCGCCAGTCCAACAAGGTGACTGTTTCTGTCCGGACAGCCCGGCCGGGTATTGTTATCGGACGGGGTGGTCAGCGTGTTGATGAAATGCGCCATTTCCTTGAGGAGCTTATCGGCAAAAAGGTACAGCTGAATATTGTTGAAATATCTCAGGCTGAGCTTGATGCCTTCCTGGTTGCCCGGAGTGTGGCAGAGCAGATTGAACGCCGTGTTGCTTACCGGCGCGCCATGAAGCAGGCTATCTTCCGCAGTATGCAGGCTGGTGCCAAGGGTATTAAAGTATGTGCCTCAGGACGTTTGGGCGGCGTGGAGATTGCCCGGCGTGAGGTAATGCACGAAGGGCGTGTTCCGTTACATACTCTTCGGGCTGACATTGATTACGGCTGCACCAGGGCTCACACCGCTCTTGGAGATATAGGCATAAAGGTATGGGTATACCGTGGTGATATCCTGCCCGAAGCAAAAGAAAAATCTGAACCCGAAGTAACGGAAATGGCTGCTGTTATGGCTGATGCTCCTGCTGCCGCTGTTTCCGAAACTAAGGTTGCTGATACTGTGGCCAAACCCAAACGGGTTGTAAAAAAGGCCGAAGCCGAGGCTCCCGCTGAAGAAAAACCGAGGCGCGCAGCCAAAAAGGCTGAGAACATAACCAAGGAAGAGGAATAA
- the rplE gene encoding 50S ribosomal protein L5, which translates to MLKVEERYTNAVPELQKTFKYENIMQVPKLVKVVINTGVGEAVSNSKALETAEADIVAIAGQHPVITRAKRSVANFKLRAGMPIGLKVTLRGQRMYDFLNKLFFITLPRVRDFQGVSNTAFDEHGNYTLGFKDHSVFPEIDFNKIEKPRGLEVCIVTTANTPEEGKKLLELLGMPFSKD; encoded by the coding sequence ATGCTTAAGGTAGAGGAACGTTACACTAACGCCGTACCTGAACTTCAGAAGACTTTCAAGTACGAAAATATTATGCAGGTACCCAAGCTGGTAAAAGTGGTTATAAATACCGGTGTCGGTGAGGCTGTGTCCAACTCCAAGGCACTGGAAACTGCGGAAGCAGACATTGTAGCTATAGCCGGCCAGCACCCGGTAATCACCCGTGCCAAGCGTTCTGTGGCTAACTTTAAGCTGAGAGCCGGTATGCCCATTGGTTTAAAAGTTACCCTGCGCGGCCAGAGAATGTATGATTTCCTTAATAAGTTATTTTTTATTACTCTACCCCGTGTGCGTGATTTTCAGGGTGTTTCAAATACCGCTTTTGACGAACACGGCAACTATACTTTAGGTTTTAAAGACCATTCGGTTTTCCCTGAAATTGATTTTAATAAGATTGAAAAACCGCGAGGTCTTGAAGTTTGTATTGTAACTACTGCCAACACACCTGAAGAAGGCAAGAAGCTCCTGGAACTCTTGGGCATGCCTTTCAGTAAGGATTAG
- the secY gene encoding preprotein translocase subunit SecY, which yields MRQKSSRPRLLQAMIDAFSLPDLRRRLLITLGILVAARFIAHVPLPGVDSAALQDLFDQNGALGMLDLFSGGAMRYFSVAALGVYPYITASIIMTLLTPVIPKLTALSKEGESGRNKINTITHWLAVPTAALAGYSQLLLLQREGAVAQTEPLAAVAIVLSIVAGTMFMVWLGEQITSYGIGNGISLIIFAGIVAGLPDMIGRGLMASDQFAGLAVYAFMALLTTVLIVIFTEAHRRIPVQYAQTVIRSGKMYRRGGESHIPLRVNSAGMIPLIFASALVMLPGLVASYFMAGSTEDPNFWNTIYNIFNSGASMPGGLVYWGLYFFMTIIFAFFYTMVTFEQQDIPGTLQRQGGFVPGIRPGKMTDQYLSGVIGRITWAGALFLGFVAIMPFIAREVTGIQVIQLSSFGMLIVVGVALDTMKQLEAQLVMRRYEGFIK from the coding sequence ATGCGGCAGAAATCGAGTAGACCACGCCTCTTGCAGGCGATGATTGACGCTTTCAGCTTGCCTGATTTAAGGCGTCGGTTGCTAATTACTTTGGGAATATTGGTTGCGGCACGTTTTATCGCTCATGTGCCGCTTCCTGGTGTTGATTCAGCTGCCCTTCAGGATTTGTTCGATCAGAACGGTGCTTTGGGTATGCTGGATTTGTTTTCCGGCGGTGCTATGCGGTACTTCAGTGTGGCGGCTCTGGGTGTTTATCCCTACATTACCGCATCCATCATCATGACTTTGCTTACGCCCGTTATCCCCAAACTTACCGCCCTTTCAAAAGAGGGAGAATCAGGGCGCAATAAAATCAATACTATTACTCACTGGCTGGCAGTGCCGACAGCGGCCTTAGCCGGTTACAGCCAGTTGCTTCTTCTCCAAAGAGAAGGGGCGGTAGCTCAGACCGAACCTTTGGCGGCAGTCGCCATAGTTTTATCCATTGTGGCCGGCACCATGTTTATGGTTTGGCTGGGTGAACAGATTACCAGTTATGGTATAGGCAACGGTATTTCGCTGATAATATTTGCCGGCATCGTGGCCGGTCTGCCGGATATGATTGGGCGTGGTCTGATGGCCTCGGATCAGTTCGCCGGTTTGGCGGTATATGCCTTCATGGCTCTTTTAACTACAGTTTTGATAGTTATCTTTACTGAGGCACACCGACGGATACCTGTTCAGTATGCCCAGACTGTTATCCGCAGTGGCAAGATGTACCGCCGCGGCGGTGAGAGCCATATACCCTTGCGGGTCAATTCAGCCGGTATGATACCCCTGATATTTGCATCCGCATTGGTAATGCTGCCTGGCTTGGTGGCCAGCTATTTCATGGCAGGCTCAACCGAAGACCCCAACTTCTGGAATACCATCTATAATATTTTCAATTCCGGCGCTTCCATGCCCGGGGGGTTGGTATACTGGGGTCTTTACTTCTTTATGACTATAATCTTCGCCTTCTTCTATACTATGGTAACCTTTGAACAGCAGGATATACCCGGCACTCTTCAGAGGCAGGGCGGTTTTGTACCCGGCATTCGTCCCGGCAAAATGACTGACCAATATCTTAGCGGGGTTATCGGGCGGATTACCTGGGCTGGTGCACTGTTCCTGGGGTTTGTAGCTATTATGCCTTTCATTGCCCGTGAGGTTACCGGCATACAGGTTATTCAGCTATCCAGCTTCGGTATGCTGATTGTGGTCGGTGTAGCTCTGGATACTATGAAACAGCTCGAAGCGCAGCTTGTAATGCGGCGTTACGAGGGCTTTATTAAGTAG
- the rpsK gene encoding 30S ribosomal protein S11 yields MAVKKRAGAKKKEKKVIPVGKAFVQATFNNTIVTLTDLQGNVIAWASCGTAGFKGSRKGTPYAAQMAAQAAARKAAESGLRQVEVLVKGPGSGREAAIRSLQASGINVTAIRDVTPIPHNGCRPPKRRRV; encoded by the coding sequence ATGGCAGTTAAAAAACGTGCCGGTGCCAAGAAAAAAGAGAAGAAAGTAATACCTGTAGGTAAAGCCTTTGTACAGGCTACCTTTAATAATACTATCGTCACTCTGACTGACCTTCAGGGCAATGTTATTGCCTGGGCCAGCTGCGGTACTGCCGGTTTCAAGGGTTCACGCAAGGGTACTCCCTATGCTGCCCAGATGGCCGCTCAGGCTGCTGCCCGCAAGGCTGCTGAAAGCGGTCTCAGGCAGGTTGAGGTACTGGTTAAGGGACCGGGAAGCGGCCGTGAAGCTGCTATCCGCTCTCTTCAGGCTTCAGGTATCAATGTGACCGCAATACGGGACGTCACTCCCATTCCGCATAATGGTTGCCGTCCTCCCAAGAGAAGGAGGGTATAG
- the rplX gene encoding 50S ribosomal protein L24: MRLKKNDNVLVIAGKDKGKTGKVRYAFPRTDRVLVEGVNMIKRHSRAKGQAKQAGIIEREAPLHVSNLMLLCSKCNKPARIGSRELADGKSVRYCKSCNEVID; encoded by the coding sequence ATGAGACTGAAGAAAAACGATAACGTGCTGGTAATTGCCGGTAAGGACAAGGGTAAAACCGGTAAGGTTCGTTATGCCTTTCCCCGCACCGACAGGGTGCTGGTGGAAGGCGTGAACATGATAAAGCGGCATTCACGTGCCAAGGGTCAGGCCAAACAGGCCGGGATTATTGAACGTGAAGCTCCTTTACATGTTTCAAATTTGATGTTGCTTTGCAGTAAATGCAACAAACCGGCTCGTATTGGAAGCCGGGAACTGGCGGACGGTAAAAGTGTACGCTACTGCAAATCCTGCAATGAGGTAATTGACTAA